In the Bacteroidota bacterium genome, CGAATTCAGTGGTTTCCGAATCAAATGCATCACAAACTTTTTGTGCATCGCGGCCTTCACCAACTAATGTATACGTAGTATCATAACCCATTACATCCTGATAACAATCGCAACTATATGTTTTATCACATCCGGTAGCGAACAGGAGGGCAATAATTACAACCAAATAATATTGAGGTTTCATAAGCCTAAAAATAAACAGCGATTTGGAGTTTGTTTTAAACATTTCAGCTTATGGCAAATTTATTACAATTTATCCTTTGTTGGCTAATTGTCCGCAGGCAGCATCAATATCTTTTCCGCGACTGCGCCTTACTTTGGCAACAACACGATGTGTTTCCAGATAGGCAATAAATCGTTCGCGTTGTTCTTCTTTCGATTTATGAAAATCGGCTTCGCGAATGGTATTGTATTCAATAATATTTACTCTTGCAGGAACTTTACTGCATAATGCAACGAGGTTTTTTGCATCTTCCATACTTTCATTAATACCATCAAAAAGAATGTATTCAAAAGTGATGCGGTTACCTGTTTTATCGAAAAAATAATTGAGCGCTTTTACCAGGTCAGATAAATTATTGGCTTCATTTATTGGCATCAACTTGCTGCGTTTAATATCATCAGCAGCGTGGAGTGATAAGGCAAGATTAAATTTCACATCATCATCGGCTAATTTTTTTATCATTTTCGCTAATCCCGCAGTTGAAACAGTAATACGTTTTGATGAAATATGTAATCCGTTTTCAGAAGTAATTTTTTCGATACCGGCCAATACATTATTGTAATTAAGCAAAGGCTCGCCCATGCCCATAAATACAATATTGGTTAATGGTTGTTTGTGATGCGCTAATGCTGCGCGATTTAATAATACGACCTGATCATAAATTTCGTAAGGTTCGAGGTTGCGTTTTACTTTCATAAAACCGGTTGCACAAAATGTACATCCCAAATTACAGCCCACCTGACTTGAAACACAAGCTGTCATGCGGTATTCAGCCGGAATTAAAACACCTTCCACCAAATGCCCGTCATGCAATTTAAACCGACATTTTATGGTTCCGTCGCTACTTTTTTGTTCAAAATCAATAGTAATCGGATTAATGGTAAATTTTTCTTCCAATAAAGCGCGTAAATTTTTGGAAAGATTGCTCATTTCGGCAAAATCCATTGCACTTTTTTTCCAAAGCCATTCATAAATTTGTTTGGCTCTGAAAGCAGATTCCCCAAAACCTACAATTTTTTCGGTGAGCATTTCGAGGGTTAAATCTCTGATTACAATTTTGTCGTTTGCCTGCATTGATGCAAAGTTAACGTTTAATGCGTGTAAACCACTTACAATATACTGAAGCCCAAACTGTGGCGTCATATTTTGTAATATCCCATAAAACCACGAACTTCATGCTCCGAATAAACCAGGGTTCAGGTATGTTTAAGAAACTCACACTATTTATTGTTGGCTTGGCATCTTTGTCGCTACACGCGCAGGACATCCATTTCAGTCAGTTTTTTTCATCACCTTTAACTTTGAACCCTGCATTAACAGGTGCTTTCAACGGCAATATCCGCGGCATTGTGAATTATCGCAACCAGTGGAATTCATTCGCTCCTTTTAACACTTTTGGTGCCAGTGTTGATGCTAATTTTGGTTCTTCTTTCCTGAAAACTGACCTGATGGGCATTGGTTTGAATGCCTATTCTGACGTTGCCGGAGATACTAGATACAGCAGCACGCAAGTGAATTTAACCTTTGCCTATATCAAAACCATGGGTGATCGTTACCACAGAAGTTATCTTTCTGCCGGATTTCAGGGTGGATATGCACAAAAAAGTATCGACTATCTGGCAATGACATTTGCGAGTCAGTTCGACGGTGTTTATTACGACCCAACCCTGGGAACAGGCGAATCTATTGGATTTGATACGAAAGGTTACCTCGATTTATCAGCAGGTTTAATGTGGTATCTGGTGCCTCGTGAAGATAAAGTAAGTATGTATATCGGTGCTTCCATGTATCATGTGAATCAACCCAACCAGTCGATTGGAGCACAAAACGACAAACTCTACATGCGCACTTCCGCTCATGCTGGCGCTCAAATTCCGGTTGGTGAACTTACCAGTCTGGTGCCTGCAGTAATGGTGGTGTTCCAAGGTCCTTATACTGAATATTTTGGTGGGACTAACCTGAAATTTTATTTGCAAGGCATGAAATGGAGTTCAAATGCCATTTCATTTGGTATTTGGCAGCGTGTGGTTGGAGATGTGGAAGCGGCAACAAAAGCAGAATCCACAGCAATATCAGCACGTCTCGATTATGATAAAATCAGTTTAGGATTGAGTTATGATGTAAATATTTCTTCTTTATCTGAAGCAAGTAAAAATAATGGTGGCCCTGAAATTTCACTTACCTATATTTCAAGTCTGCCACAAAAAGCAAGAAAAATTCCTTGCCCTAAATTTTAATTTTTAGACTATTATTTTTTTAATGGTATGAAAAAAGGGATTACACTGTTTTTTAATTTATGTTTTTTTTATGCAGTGTATTCACAAACACCCATGCTTGATATCAGCATGAGTAAATTACCAAATGGATTTTTTTTGGTGAAAGATTATAATTTAGTGAACGGTGATACGGTATTTAAAAAATTTGAAAAGTATCAAACAGCAATAGAAAAAGGCGACTCGGTATTATATGTGGAAGAATTTAATATTAACCGCAATTGGCTGCTTTCCAGATACCTGATTAGTGGTAAAGAGCGTATCCCTTCGGGTTGGCAGTCGGAGTACGATATTCATGGTTATAAATTATACGACAGGTATTGTGATGTAGCAAGCGGTGATTGCAATTTGTATAAAAAATACAATTATTTTCCGAATGGAAATGTAATGGCGCTATTAACGTATTATAAAAAGAAATTAAATGGCATTAGTTTATTTTATTATAACGATGGCAGGTTAAAACACAGTTTAGAATATGTAAATGGCAAATTATGGAATATTAATGCCTATTACGATCAAAATGGAAATGTACTTGACCCGGGCACATTTTGCGATGGCACCGGTTTGGTTTATGTATATGCCTCAAATGGCAAATTAATTAAAATGAAATGGTATAAAGACGGTAAAGTGCAAAAAGAAAAAAACCTGCGTTTACCTTAAAAAATACACTGACTGCCATTAATATTCAGCCAGTCTTCCGCTAATTGATAACCCGGCATTG is a window encoding:
- the rlmN gene encoding 23S rRNA (adenine(2503)-C(2))-methyltransferase RlmN translates to MQANDKIVIRDLTLEMLTEKIVGFGESAFRAKQIYEWLWKKSAMDFAEMSNLSKNLRALLEEKFTINPITIDFEQKSSDGTIKCRFKLHDGHLVEGVLIPAEYRMTACVSSQVGCNLGCTFCATGFMKVKRNLEPYEIYDQVVLLNRAALAHHKQPLTNIVFMGMGEPLLNYNNVLAGIEKITSENGLHISSKRITVSTAGLAKMIKKLADDDVKFNLALSLHAADDIKRSKLMPINEANNLSDLVKALNYFFDKTGNRITFEYILFDGINESMEDAKNLVALCSKVPARVNIIEYNTIREADFHKSKEEQRERFIAYLETHRVVAKVRRSRGKDIDAACGQLANKG
- a CDS encoding PorP/SprF family type IX secretion system membrane protein, with product MLRINQGSGMFKKLTLFIVGLASLSLHAQDIHFSQFFSSPLTLNPALTGAFNGNIRGIVNYRNQWNSFAPFNTFGASVDANFGSSFLKTDLMGIGLNAYSDVAGDTRYSSTQVNLTFAYIKTMGDRYHRSYLSAGFQGGYAQKSIDYLAMTFASQFDGVYYDPTLGTGESIGFDTKGYLDLSAGLMWYLVPREDKVSMYIGASMYHVNQPNQSIGAQNDKLYMRTSAHAGAQIPVGELTSLVPAVMVVFQGPYTEYFGGTNLKFYLQGMKWSSNAISFGIWQRVVGDVEAATKAESTAISARLDYDKISLGLSYDVNISSLSEASKNNGGPEISLTYISSLPQKARKIPCPKF